From Candidatus Paceibacterota bacterium, a single genomic window includes:
- the purB gene encoding adenylosuccinate lyase yields the protein MSPLKAISPIDGRYHKTTLPLSRYFSEVALIKYRIIVEGEYLIALSEEKKTRLRKFSKAEKSVIRGLYSIEIKDAEEVKSFEATTNHDVKAIEYFIKERLKNTSLVDVLEWIHFALTSEDVNNLSYALMLSESLRSEIIPYLNFVLVSIDHFAQSTKNIPMLARTHGQSASPTTLGKEFKVFSSRLKRQINQLKKYRILVKLNGAAGNYNAHFTAYPKIDWPKFTQNFIMTLNTERKIRLEANLVTTQIEPHDTYAELFDIMRRINTILIDFDQDVWRYISDGWLSQKPKEVEIGSSTMPHKINPIDFENSEGNLGMANALFTYFSSKLPISRLQRDLSDSTVERNFGIALAHSLIAYQAIQKGLSKISPNRTKILEDLDHHYEVIAEGIQTILRRENVAMPYEALKNLTRGKKVTRKDFQKFIDKLKVSEKIKKELRKISPRTYIGLAEKLSLF from the coding sequence ATGTCACCACTTAAAGCTATTTCGCCGATTGACGGAAGGTATCATAAAACCACCTTGCCCCTGTCCAGATATTTTAGTGAAGTAGCTCTTATCAAATACCGAATTATTGTGGAGGGAGAATATTTAATCGCACTGTCAGAAGAAAAGAAGACAAGACTTCGAAAGTTTAGTAAAGCAGAAAAATCAGTTATTCGTGGCCTCTATAGTATTGAAATAAAAGATGCTGAAGAAGTAAAAAGTTTTGAAGCAACAACCAATCATGATGTAAAGGCCATCGAGTATTTTATTAAGGAACGCTTAAAGAATACTTCCTTGGTGGATGTTTTAGAGTGGATTCATTTCGCTCTGACTTCAGAAGATGTAAACAACTTATCATATGCCTTGATGCTCTCAGAGTCTTTAAGAAGTGAAATAATTCCGTATCTCAATTTTGTTCTCGTTTCAATAGATCATTTTGCGCAATCGACTAAGAATATCCCTATGCTTGCACGAACACATGGACAAAGCGCTTCACCAACAACATTAGGTAAGGAATTTAAAGTTTTTTCTTCTCGACTTAAAAGACAGATAAATCAACTGAAAAAATACAGGATTTTGGTCAAGTTGAATGGAGCGGCAGGAAACTATAATGCTCACTTTACCGCCTATCCAAAGATAGATTGGCCGAAATTTACTCAGAATTTTATCATGACTCTAAATACAGAAAGAAAAATAAGGCTCGAGGCCAATTTGGTGACTACTCAGATAGAACCACACGATACATATGCTGAACTATTCGATATTATGCGTAGAATAAATACAATTCTCATCGATTTTGACCAAGATGTGTGGCGATACATAAGTGATGGTTGGCTTAGTCAGAAACCAAAAGAAGTTGAAATAGGGTCATCAACTATGCCGCACAAAATTAATCCAATTGATTTTGAAAACAGTGAAGGAAACCTTGGCATGGCAAATGCGCTTTTTACTTACTTTAGTTCAAAGCTCCCAATTTCACGTCTGCAAAGGGATCTATCTGACTCTACTGTCGAAAGAAACTTCGGCATCGCCCTTGCTCATAGTCTTATCGCCTATCAAGCTATTCAAAAAGGATTAAGTAAGATAAGTCCCAATCGAACAAAAATTCTTGAGGATTTAGATCATCATTATGAGGTTATTGCAGAGGGCATACAGACTATTTTAAGAAGGGAAAATGTGGCCATGCCCTACGAAGCTTTAAAAAATCTGACGAGAGGGAAAAAAGTGACACGAAAAGATTTCCAGAAATTTATCGATAAACTAAAAGTTAGTGAGAAAATAAAAAAGGAGTTGAGAAAAATTTCCCCCAGGACCTACATTGGTCTAGCCGAGAAGTTATCTCTTTTTTGA